Proteins from a genomic interval of Medicago truncatula cultivar Jemalong A17 chromosome 3, MtrunA17r5.0-ANR, whole genome shotgun sequence:
- the LOC11405417 gene encoding F-box/kelch-repeat protein At3g23880: MAKGNDNRNDVVCSQSLTEETTNTQRRRLVAGTLKYTPLELPTLPVDLLPEILCRLPVKLLIQLRYVCKLFNSLISDPKFVKKHLRMATKRHHLMLTNVDEFVTYDSPIPSPFSTSTIVTQTQLYLPTSTLTNGHLWMGLLCSCDGVFCGQLNDDSYFLWNPSVRKFKLLPPLESHNFIRTLSFGYDHFVDNYKVIIVSDENEVRVNTLGTDYWTRIQDIPYSDPICFGDGVFVSGTLNWFAYEVIISLHLENESYQKLCPPDFGDENNPWDFGVLRDCLCVFATSDEYLDVWIMKEYGNQESWTKLYTIPNLQDQNLKASRALYISEDDQLLVECCEIEGETGYIKLVVYDSKTGTLNIPEFQNKYDLIYSNVYIESLISP, from the coding sequence ATGGCGAAGGGAAACGACAACCGAAACGACGTCGTTTGTTCTCAGTCACTTACGGAGGAAACAACCAACACTCAAAGGCGGCGATTGGTCGCCGGAACCCTAAAATACACACCGCTGGAGCTTCCAACTCTTCCTGTTGATCTCCTTCCTGAGATTCTTTGTAGGCTTCCGGTGAAATTACTTATACAGCTTCGATACGTTTGTAAGTtattcaattctttaatttctGATCCTAAATTCGTAAAGAAACACCTTCGTATGGCAACCAAACGCCACCACCTCATGCTAACAAATGTTGATGAGTTTGTTACGTATGATTCCCCAATCCCTTCACCTTTTTCTACTTCTACCATTGTTACACAAACACAACTTTACCTTCCTACTAGTACTCTCACAAACGGACATCTCTGGATGGGCCTGCTGTGCTCTTGCGACGGCGTGTTTTGTGGTCAGCTCAATGATGATTCTTATTTCTTGTGGAACCCTTCCGTTAGAAAGTTTAAGTTATTGCCTCCTTTGGAAAGTCACAATTTTATCAGAACACTAAGCTTTGGATATGATCACTTCGTTGATAATTATAAGGTCATTATTGTTTCTGACGAAAATGAAGTTAGGGTTAATACTTTGGGGACTGATTATTGGACAAGAATACAGGACATTCCATATTCTGACCCCATTTGTTTTGGAGATGGAGTATTTGTTAGTGGCACTCTTAATTGGTTTGCATACGAAGTCATTATTTCTCTTCATTTAGAGAACGAGTCGTATCAAAAACTTTGCCCACCTGACTTCGGGGATGAAAATAATCCGTGGGACTTTGGTGTGTTGAGGGATTGCTTGTGTGTCTTTGCAACTAGTGATGAATATTTGGATGTTTGGATTATGAAGGAGTATGGAAATCAAGAGTCTTGGACTAAATTGTACACTATTCCTAACCTGCAAGATCAGAATTTGAAAGCCAGTAGAGCTTTATATATTTCAGAGGATGACCAACTGTTGGTGGAGTGTTGTGAAATTGAGGGTGAAACTGGCTATATCAAGTTGGTTGTTTATGATTCCAAAACTGGCACATTGAATATTCCTGagtttcaaaacaaatatgacCTGATATACTCAAATGTCTACATTGAGAGTTTGATATCACCTTAA